Within Micromonospora parathelypteridis, the genomic segment GGCGGGCCACGCACCTGTTCTACCGGGAGCTGGGTCAGCGGATGGGCATCACCGACATCCCCGGCTCCTATGAGGAGTTCGAGACCTGGTTCAACGCGTACGACGCCGGTCACCTGACACCCAACGACGATGCCGCGGCCATCGAACGCGCCACCCGGTCGTTGATGCTCGGCCGGATTCCCAGACCCCTCGCGCCGCTCGGTGACGGGCTGGTCAACGCCATGTACGACGATCGACTGCGGCGCGCGACTCGGGTCGTCGCACCGGCGCGGCCGGTCCGAGCCGGCCTGCACCTGGCGTTGAAGGTTCGCGCCCGACTGCAGTGTTGGCTCGGAGCCCCGCAGAAAACGCCGTTGTTCTCTGACGGAATCAACACCAGGACGTACCCCGGCGGATACGAGATCAACAAGCTCGGGCCGCAGACCGACGAAACGTGATCGAACGCGTTGCAGATGATGGCCCGAACGTAGGGAGCTATCCGCAGTGGATGGCAGTCGAGGCCGTGACCGGGATCGAACCGGTGTACGCGGTTTTGCAGACCGCTCCCTTACCACTCGGGCACACGACCAGGCAGAAGCGCCCGCGGAGGGAATCGAACCCCCGACACCCAGCTCCGGAAGCTGGTGCTCTATCCCCTGAGCTACACGGGCATGCGTGGGAGCGGAGAGATTCGAACTCCCTGAGCGCGAACGCACCGGGGTTACAGCCCGGCCCACCTCACCATCGGTGGCGCACTCCCTTGGGGTGACTGGCCGGTACTGACCCGGCGTCTGCGGGACCACGACCCGCGGCTCTACCATTGAGCTACAGCCACAACTACGGCCCGAAGGCCAGTACCCGCACCTGGACTCGAACCAGGGCAACCCGCTGTGTGGGAGCGGTGCTCTGCCGCTGAGCTATACGGGCGCGGCTCCGGTGGCTGGGCTCGAACCAGCGCCTGACGGATTAACAGTCCGTTGCCCTACCGACTGGGCGACACCGGAATGGTCGCGCGTGCGGGGCTCGAACCCGCTTCATCGCCTTGAAAGGGCGAGGGCCTACCCATAACCGAACGCGCGTTGCGTGCCCCGAGCTGGTGTCGAACCAGCGACCTCCGCCTTGTCGAGACGGCGTTCTCCCGCTGAACTACCGGGGCAGGGAATAGGGGGCCGGTCGCGGAGTGTTTGCCGCGCTTACGCCTGGCACTCCCTGTGCCAGGACCGACCCGAACGGATAAGGATGTGGTGGCGGGGGCGGGATTCGAACCCGCGATCTCCGGCTTATGAGGCCGGCGAGGACAACCGAACTCCTCTACCCCGCAGTGGGCCGCCGGGGACTCGAACCCCGAACCCTCTGATTAAAAGTCAGCAGCTCTACGCCATTGAGCTAGCGGCCCGTGTTGTGCCCCGCGCTGGAATCGGACCAGCGACACGCAGTTTAGGAAACTGCTGCTCTATCCCCTGAGCTAGCGGGGCGTACCTTGTGCCTCCGGGGAATTTCGAAATCCCGCCCCTCCGATTAAGAGTCGGATGCTCTACCTCTGAGCTACGAAGGCTTGGCGGAAGGTTGACGAGTCGAACGCCAGGGCTTGCACCCCCCTCCGGTTTTCAAGACCGGCTGGCCCCCACGGGCCGGAACCCTCCAAGCTGTGCGATTCGTCGGCTGGCCCCGCCGCTACGTCTGCCAGACGTGCCCGGGGAGTCGAACCCCGGCAACACCCACCGCCCCCGGGTAACCCCAGACCGGCGACATACCCGGTGGCGATCCGGGCCTTGCGAATCAACGTCGGGTAGACAGGATTCGAACCTGCGAGCCTCCCGGTCCCGAACCGGGCGCGCTACCAAACTGCGCCACTACCCGTAGACGGCGCGGGACTTACGCGCCGCGCTCACAACTACTACTCTCCGGTGCGTGCCCCCGACATCACCGTCCCCCTGGGCCTGGGCCGGATGGGGCGCGCTCGAAGCCCTCGGAACGCTCGCCGCCGCGCTCGTCGCCCTCTCCGTGTACCTCAGCGAGGTTCGCCGCCGCCGCCGCGCCGAGCGGAGCACGGTCCGAGTCTGGGCGTCCAAGGAAGCCGACGAGACCGTGATTTACATCGCCAACGATTCCGCCGTCCCGATCGTGGATATCACCCTCGACGCCTTCTATCAGGAGGATTTCTGGTCAAGCTGGCTTTCGGGTGGAGTGAGATGGTCTGCAATCGGGTGGCTCGCTAGGGGTCCAGCCATCGTCCACCCGTCTCAAACGTTGGCCCTTAAGCTGAATTACCTGAGGCTATATGGCGTGAAGGAGGCAATCAAAAGGCTACCCGAATTGACCCTTCTGCAAATGCGCTACGAAGCGCGTGCGGAGCCGAGGAGGGTGGCGAGCTTCCGCCGCGTCAAGAATCCCCCTACGAAAATTCGCATCGTCGGTTTCGGTGAGTTGGAGCAATGCGTTGGGCAGTACCCGAAGTCGGGATAGCCGGATTCGAACCGACGACCTCTGCACCCCCGGTGCAGCGCGCTACCAACCTGCGCCATATCCCGAAAGAGCCCCCGGCGCGAATCGAACGCGCGACACCGAGATCCGTAATCTCGTGCTCTATCCACTGAGCTACGGGGGCAATGTGTTGCGGCGAGGGAAGCCGGCCGGTACGCCGGGTTCTGTCCCACCCCGGCGACCCGGTGGTGGGGGCGACCATCCATCTCGGCCTACCGTCGCCGGCAGGCTCTAGCGGCCAACCCGCACGCATCAGGCGGGCCGCCCGCGTGCTGTTCGGCCTTGCTCCGGGTGGGGTTTACCGTGCCGCCCCCGTCACCGGAGGCGCGGTGGGCTCTTACCCCACCGTTTCACCCTTACCGGCGGTGGTGCTGCCGGCGGTCTGTTCTCTGTGGCACTGTCCCGCGCCTTTCGGCGGGTTCCCGTTAGGAACCACCCTGCCCTGCGGAGCCCGGACGTTCCTCGGCGGCCTGGTGGCCGACGCGGTCGCCTGGCTGGCATTCTCGCTGCGTGCCGACGGCTGGATTCGAACCAGCGGCCCCCGACTTATCAGGTCGGTGCTCTTACCGGGCTGAGCTACGACGGCTTGGCGAAGGGTGAGGGATTCGAACCCCCGGCGGTGTTACCCGCTCCGCATCAGCAGTGCGGCGCCATCGACCAGACTCGGCCAACCCTTCAAGGGCCTTCAAACGACGAAGGCCGCGTACTTCTCGTCTAGGACGATGCTCGATCGAACGTTCCGAACGACCGCGAACGGGAGTAGGTATGTGGTGCCGGCGGCGGTCGCCACGAAGAAGTAGTCGACCTCGTCGTTCGTGTAGGGAACCTGCCGAACACGCCCGCGCGAGTTCAGCTCCGCTGCTGCCTGATACGAACTGCGCAGCAGTCGGACCCGATAGCGGCCACTCCTGCGTTCCACGGCCGCCGTTGTCTTGACCTGCACCCGCTTCAGCCCGTCGTCCGACTCGGCGATGAGGTCGTAAACCGCCGGCTCCAGTGGTACCGACACGTTGTACCCCCGGTCGAGGAACCAGCGAGCCGCAATGCTGAGCCCCGATCGGCCGTCGGGCGCAGGCGGGCGCGAGAAGTGGTGCGCCTGCGGCGGTACCGGCACGGAGCTGTTCTGCCGGCCGAGGTGGGACACATCCAACCCAAGCTCCGTGGCGGTCCTCTTGACGAACGTCTGGGGATAGGTCCGGCTCTTGCCCAACGCTTCCATCACGTCGGCCCAGCAGGAGGCGGATTTGACCGCATCACGGACCTGCTCGTCGGTGTACGTGCGCTGACTTCCCACGGGTATAGCTTACAGTCCAGCAGGGCAGCGCCATAGACCGCTCATGCCACCCCTC encodes:
- a CDS encoding group I intron-associated PD-(D/E)XK endonuclease, with amino-acid sequence MGSQRTYTDEQVRDAVKSASCWADVMEALGKSRTYPQTFVKRTATELGLDVSHLGRQNSSVPVPPQAHHFSRPPAPDGRSGLSIAARWFLDRGYNVSVPLEPAVYDLIAESDDGLKRVQVKTTAAVERRSGRYRVRLLRSSYQAAAELNSRGRVRQVPYTNDEVDYFFVATAAGTTYLLPFAVVRNVRSSIVLDEKYAAFVV
- a CDS encoding oxygenase MpaB family protein, which codes for MRQRYANLVRIRTLDPELDWLDIYQTMLRLEFPWDMKLGLNLAFNRSFSLPAIAAVHTATGELTERTQKRIDDTGLLMYEMVLNGFDQPRGRDALRQINRIHRPYDIPNEDYLYVLGCLVVIPTRWLQRYGWRQPCCHERRATHLFYRELGQRMGITDIPGSYEEFETWFNAYDAGHLTPNDDAAAIERATRSLMLGRIPRPLAPLGDGLVNAMYDDRLRRATRVVAPARPVRAGLHLALKVRARLQCWLGAPQKTPLFSDGINTRTYPGGYEINKLGPQTDET